From the Musa acuminata AAA Group cultivar baxijiao chromosome BXJ1-2, Cavendish_Baxijiao_AAA, whole genome shotgun sequence genome, one window contains:
- the LOC135596555 gene encoding syntaxin-132-like, translated as MNNLLTDSFELPRGEASGYGDIEMGRQISTNSAEMGFEGFFTQVQDIEKQIEKLSKLLQNLQDANEESKTVIKAAAMKEIKHRMENDIDEVLRVARTTKTKLEELDRDNLANRQKPGCGKGSSTDRSRTATTVALKKKLKEKMSQFQTLRETIQKEYREVIERRVFTVTGTHANEETIDRLIETGNGDQIFAKAIQEQGRGQVLDTLAEIQERHDAVRDIEKKLLELQQIFLDMAVLIEAQGEMLDNIEDQVNRAGVFVSSGVNALSKAKILQKNSRKCMCIATIILLIIIAVIVLAVIRP; from the exons ATGAACAATCTTCTCACG GATTCCTTTGAGCTCCCTCGTGGTGAGGCTTCAGGGTATGGAGACATTGAAATGGGAAGGCAAATTTCAACAAACTCAGCTGAAATGGGCTTTGAAGGTTTCTTCACACAG GTCCAAGATATTGAGAAGCAAATTGAGAAGCTCTCAAAGCTATTGCAGAACCTTCAG GATGCTAATGAAGAGTCAAAAACTGTCATAAAAGCAGCTGCTATGAAAG AAATCAAGCACAGGATGGAGAATGACATTGATGAAGTTTTGCGAGTTGCGCGCACCACAAAAACAAAACTTGAAGAACTAGACAGAGAT AACTTGGCCAATAGGCAGAAGCCTGGATGCGGAAAGGGATCAAGCACCGATCGATCTAGAACTGCAACTACTGT AGCATTGAAAAAGAAGCTGAAAGAAAAGATGAGCCAGTTCCAG ACTCTAAGAGAAACGATACAGAAAGAATACCGTGAGGTCATCGAGAGAAGAGTCTTCACAG TAACAGGCACTCATGCTAATGAAGAG ACAATTGATCGACTGATAGAAACTGGAAACGGGGATCAAATATTTGCAAAAGCTATTCAGGAGCAGGGACGTGGACAG GTTCTGGACACACTTGCGGAAATCCAAGAGCGCCATGATGCAGTGAGAGACATAGAAAAGAAGCTTCTTGAGTTGCAGCAG aTATTCCTGGACATGGCAGTGTTGATTGAGGCACAAGGTGAAATGCTTGATAACATTGAGGACCAG GTTAACCGTGCTGGTGTCTTTGTTAGCTCTGGAGTTAATGCTCTAAGCAAGGCAAAGATATTACAGAAGAACTCCCGCAAATGTATGTGTATAGCAACAATCATCCTTCTCATAATCATCGCGGTTATAGTCCTTGCTGTGATCAGACCATAG